From a region of the Sphaerodactylus townsendi isolate TG3544 linkage group LG16, MPM_Stown_v2.3, whole genome shotgun sequence genome:
- the MFN2 gene encoding mitofusin-2 isoform X3: protein MSVLFSRSKSIHASKKDKRHMADATASPLKHFVTAKKKINGIFEQLGAYVQESTTFLEETHKNVELDPVTTEEQVQEVKGYLSKVSGISEVLARRHMKVAFFGRTSNGKSTVINAMLWDKVLPSGIGHTTNCFLRVEGTDGHDAFLLTEGSEEKKSVKTVNQLAHALHQDELLTAGSLVSVMWPNSKCPLLKDDLVLMDSPGIDVTTELDSWIDKFCLDADVFVLVANSESTLMQTEKQFFHKVNARLSRPNIFILNNRWDASASEPEYMEEVRRQHMERCTSFLVDELGVVDRAQAGDRIFFVSAKEVLSARIQKAQGMPEGGGALAEGFQVRMFEFQNFERRFEECISQSAVKTKFEQHTVRAKQIAEEVRHIMDCVHVAAQEQRIYCLEMREDRQDRLGFIDKQLELLTHDYKLKIKQITEEVERQVSNAMAEEIRRLFVLVDDFQLDFHSSPVVIKVYKNELHRHIEEGLGLKMSERCSASITTSLHSMQQEMIDGLKPLLPASMRGQIDMLIPRQRFALNYDLNCDKLCADFQEDIEFHFSLGWTMLVNRFLGPKSGRRALMGYSDQVQRPLPLTPANPSLPPLPQGSLTQEELMVSMVTGLASLTSRTSMGILVVGGVVWKAVGWRLIALSLGLYGLLYVYERLTWTTKAKERAFKRQFVEYASEKLQLIVSYTGSNCSHQVQQELAGTFVQLCQQVDVTREDLEKEIASLNQKIEILDSLQGKAKLLRNKAGWLDSELNMFIHQYLQQSR, encoded by the exons ATGTCCGTCTTGTTCTCCCGCTCCAAGTCCATCCACGCCAGCAAGAAGGACAAGAGACACATGGCGGACGCGACCGCCTCCCCGCTGAAGCACTTTGTCACTGCCAAGAAGAAGATCAATGGCATCTTCGAGCAGCTGGGGGCCTACGTCCAGGAAAGCACCACGTTTCTGGAGG AAACACACAAGAATGTGGAGCTGGACCCCGTCACCACAGAAGAGCAGGTGCAGGAGGTGAAGGGTTACCTGTCCAAGGTCAGCGGGATCAGCGAAGTGCTGGCCCGGCGGCACATGAAGGTGGCCTTTTTTGGGAG GACAAGCAATGGAAAAAGCACTGTCATAAATGCAATGTTGTGGGATAAGGTCCTCCCCTCCGGCATTGGGCACACCACCAATTGCTTCCTCCGCGTGGAGGGGACAGACGGCCACGATGCCTTCCTGCTCACAGAGGGCTCCGAAGAGAAGAAAAGCGTCAAG ACGGTCAACCAACTGGCTCACGCCCTCCACCAAGACGAGCTCCTGACGGCCGGCAGCCTCGTGAGCGTCATGTGGCCCAATTCCAAGTGCCCACTTTTGAAGGATGACCTGGTTTTGATGGACAG CCCAGGAATTGATGTCACCACTGAACTAGACAGCTGGATTGATAAGTTTTGCTTGGATGCTGATGTTTTCGTGTTGGTGGCCAACTCGGAGTCCACGCTGATGCAAACA GAGAAGCAGTTCTTCCACAAAGTGAACGCTCGCCTGTCTCGGCCAAACATCTTCATCTTGAATAACCGATGGGATGCTTCTGCTTCTGAACCAGAGTATATGGAAGAG GTACGTCGGCAGCACATGGAGCGCTGCACCAGCTTTTTGGTGGACGAGCTCGGAGTGGTGGATCGTGCTCAGGCCGGCGACCGGATCTTCTTTGTTTCAGCAAAGGAAGTTCTGAGTGCCCGGATCCAGAAGGCTCAGGGGATGCCCGAAGGGG GGGGGGCCCTGGCTGAAGGCTTCCAAGTGCGGATGTTTgaattccagaactttgagagAAGATTTGAG GAGTGCATCTCACAGTCAGCCGTGAAGACGAAGTTTGAGCAGCACACGGTCCGTGCCAAGCAGATTGCTGAGGAGGTTCGACACATCATGGACTGCGTGCACGTGGCCGCCCAAGAGCAGAG GATTTACTGCCTAGAGATGCGCGAGGATCGTCAGGACCGCCTGGGCTTCATTGATAAGCAGCTGGAATTGCTCACTCACGACTACAAGCTGAAGATCAAACAGATCACAGAAGAAGTGGAGCGGCAG GTGTCAAACGCGATGGCCGAGGAGATCCGCCGGCTTTTTGTGTTGGTGGATGATTTCCAGCTGGATTTCCACTCCTCTCCAGTTGTCATCAAAGTTTACAAGAAC GAACTTCACCGGCACATTGAGGAGGGCCTGGGTCTGAAGATGTCCGAACGATGCTCTGCCTCCATCACGACGTCATTGCACTCCATGCAGCAAGAAATGATAG ATGGCTTAAAGCCCCTCCTCCCGGCATCCATGCGGGGCCAGATAGACATGCTCATCCCCCGGCAACGATTTGCTCTGAACTACGACCTCAACTGCGACAAGCTTTGTGCCGACTTCCAGGAAGACATCGAGTTCCATTTCTCTCTCGGTTGGACGATGCTCGTGAACCGGTTTCTGGGACCCAAGAGCGGCCGCCGGGCCTTGATGGGATACAGTGATCAG GTCCAGCGCCCTTTGCCTTTGACTCCCGCAAACCCCAGtctgcctcccctgccccaggGCTCCCTGACCCAGGAAGAACTGATGGTCTCCATGGTGACGGGGTTGGCATCACTGACTTCCCGGACTTCAATGGGCATCCTTGTGGTTGGTGGAGTG GTCTGGAAGGCGGTGGGCTGGAGGCTGATTGCTCTCTCCCTGGGCCTCTATGGCCTCCTGTACGTTTATGAGCGGCTCACCTGGACCACGAAAGCCAAGGAGAGAGCCTTCAAGCGGCAGTTCGTGGAGTACGCCAGTGAGAAGCTGCAGCTCATTGTCAGCTACACAGGCTCCAATTGCAGCCACCAGGTCCAGCA GGAGCTTGCTGGCACCTTCGTTCAGCTGTGCCAGCAAGTTGATGTGACCAGGGAAGATCTGGAGAAAGAAATCGCATCCCTGAATCAAAAAATTGAAATTTTGGATTCCCTGCAGGGCAAAGCCAAGCTGCTCAG GAATAAAGCCGGGTGGCTGGACAGTGAGCTGAACATGTTCATCCACCAGTATTTGCAGCAGAGCAGATAA
- the MFN2 gene encoding mitofusin-2 isoform X2 codes for MFWACRSFTCRRHGLAGDRLLATPQPWALSFGSWLQENSWIQPCVAAAVVFPPLGNGYENHVWLVKIQPASSNEMSVLFSRSKSIHASKKDKRHMADATASPLKHFVTAKKKINGIFEQLGAYVQESTTFLEETHKNVELDPVTTEEQVQEVKGYLSKVSGISEVLARRHMKVAFFGRTSNGKSTVINAMLWDKVLPSGIGHTTNCFLRVEGTDGHDAFLLTEGSEEKKSVKTVNQLAHALHQDELLTAGSLVSVMWPNSKCPLLKDDLVLMDSPGIDVTTELDSWIDKFCLDADVFVLVANSESTLMQTEKQFFHKVNARLSRPNIFILNNRWDASASEPEYMEEVRRQHMERCTSFLVDELGVVDRAQAGDRIFFVSAKEVLSARIQKAQGMPEGGGALAEGFQVRMFEFQNFERRFEECISQSAVKTKFEQHTVRAKQIAEEVRHIMDCVHVAAQEQRIYCLEMREDRQDRLGFIDKQLELLTHDYKLKIKQITEEVERQVSNAMAEEIRRLFVLVDDFQLDFHSSPVVIKVYKNELHRHIEEGLGLKMSERCSASITTSLHSMQQEMIDGLKPLLPASMRGQIDMLIPRQRFALNYDLNCDKLCADFQEDIEFHFSLGWTMLVNRFLGPKSGRRALMGYSDQVQRPLPLTPANPSLPPLPQGSLTQEELMVSMVTGLASLTSRTSMGILVVGGVVWKAVGWRLIALSLGLYGLLYVYERLTWTTKAKERAFKRQFVEYASEKLQLIVSYTGSNCSHQVQQVDVTREDLEKEIASLNQKIEILDSLQGKAKLLRNKAGWLDSELNMFIHQYLQQSR; via the exons ATGTTTTGGGCATGCAGGTCGTTCACGTGTAGAAGACACGGGTTGGCAGGGGATAGGTTGCTGGCCACGCCCCAGCCTTGGGCACTCAGCTTTGGGAGCTGGCTGCAG GAAAACAGCTGGATCCAGCCTTGTGTTGCAGCTGCCGTGGTCTTCCCGCCTCTCGGGAACGGATACGAGAACCATGTCTGGCTTGTGAAAATCCAACCCGCATCTTCAAA CGAGATGTCCGTCTTGTTCTCCCGCTCCAAGTCCATCCACGCCAGCAAGAAGGACAAGAGACACATGGCGGACGCGACCGCCTCCCCGCTGAAGCACTTTGTCACTGCCAAGAAGAAGATCAATGGCATCTTCGAGCAGCTGGGGGCCTACGTCCAGGAAAGCACCACGTTTCTGGAGG AAACACACAAGAATGTGGAGCTGGACCCCGTCACCACAGAAGAGCAGGTGCAGGAGGTGAAGGGTTACCTGTCCAAGGTCAGCGGGATCAGCGAAGTGCTGGCCCGGCGGCACATGAAGGTGGCCTTTTTTGGGAG GACAAGCAATGGAAAAAGCACTGTCATAAATGCAATGTTGTGGGATAAGGTCCTCCCCTCCGGCATTGGGCACACCACCAATTGCTTCCTCCGCGTGGAGGGGACAGACGGCCACGATGCCTTCCTGCTCACAGAGGGCTCCGAAGAGAAGAAAAGCGTCAAG ACGGTCAACCAACTGGCTCACGCCCTCCACCAAGACGAGCTCCTGACGGCCGGCAGCCTCGTGAGCGTCATGTGGCCCAATTCCAAGTGCCCACTTTTGAAGGATGACCTGGTTTTGATGGACAG CCCAGGAATTGATGTCACCACTGAACTAGACAGCTGGATTGATAAGTTTTGCTTGGATGCTGATGTTTTCGTGTTGGTGGCCAACTCGGAGTCCACGCTGATGCAAACA GAGAAGCAGTTCTTCCACAAAGTGAACGCTCGCCTGTCTCGGCCAAACATCTTCATCTTGAATAACCGATGGGATGCTTCTGCTTCTGAACCAGAGTATATGGAAGAG GTACGTCGGCAGCACATGGAGCGCTGCACCAGCTTTTTGGTGGACGAGCTCGGAGTGGTGGATCGTGCTCAGGCCGGCGACCGGATCTTCTTTGTTTCAGCAAAGGAAGTTCTGAGTGCCCGGATCCAGAAGGCTCAGGGGATGCCCGAAGGGG GGGGGGCCCTGGCTGAAGGCTTCCAAGTGCGGATGTTTgaattccagaactttgagagAAGATTTGAG GAGTGCATCTCACAGTCAGCCGTGAAGACGAAGTTTGAGCAGCACACGGTCCGTGCCAAGCAGATTGCTGAGGAGGTTCGACACATCATGGACTGCGTGCACGTGGCCGCCCAAGAGCAGAG GATTTACTGCCTAGAGATGCGCGAGGATCGTCAGGACCGCCTGGGCTTCATTGATAAGCAGCTGGAATTGCTCACTCACGACTACAAGCTGAAGATCAAACAGATCACAGAAGAAGTGGAGCGGCAG GTGTCAAACGCGATGGCCGAGGAGATCCGCCGGCTTTTTGTGTTGGTGGATGATTTCCAGCTGGATTTCCACTCCTCTCCAGTTGTCATCAAAGTTTACAAGAAC GAACTTCACCGGCACATTGAGGAGGGCCTGGGTCTGAAGATGTCCGAACGATGCTCTGCCTCCATCACGACGTCATTGCACTCCATGCAGCAAGAAATGATAG ATGGCTTAAAGCCCCTCCTCCCGGCATCCATGCGGGGCCAGATAGACATGCTCATCCCCCGGCAACGATTTGCTCTGAACTACGACCTCAACTGCGACAAGCTTTGTGCCGACTTCCAGGAAGACATCGAGTTCCATTTCTCTCTCGGTTGGACGATGCTCGTGAACCGGTTTCTGGGACCCAAGAGCGGCCGCCGGGCCTTGATGGGATACAGTGATCAG GTCCAGCGCCCTTTGCCTTTGACTCCCGCAAACCCCAGtctgcctcccctgccccaggGCTCCCTGACCCAGGAAGAACTGATGGTCTCCATGGTGACGGGGTTGGCATCACTGACTTCCCGGACTTCAATGGGCATCCTTGTGGTTGGTGGAGTG GTCTGGAAGGCGGTGGGCTGGAGGCTGATTGCTCTCTCCCTGGGCCTCTATGGCCTCCTGTACGTTTATGAGCGGCTCACCTGGACCACGAAAGCCAAGGAGAGAGCCTTCAAGCGGCAGTTCGTGGAGTACGCCAGTGAGAAGCTGCAGCTCATTGTCAGCTACACAGGCTCCAATTGCAGCCACCAGGT CCAGCAAGTTGATGTGACCAGGGAAGATCTGGAGAAAGAAATCGCATCCCTGAATCAAAAAATTGAAATTTTGGATTCCCTGCAGGGCAAAGCCAAGCTGCTCAG GAATAAAGCCGGGTGGCTGGACAGTGAGCTGAACATGTTCATCCACCAGTATTTGCAGCAGAGCAGATAA
- the MFN2 gene encoding mitofusin-2 isoform X1 translates to MFWACRSFTCRRHGLAGDRLLATPQPWALSFGSWLQENSWIQPCVAAAVVFPPLGNGYENHVWLVKIQPASSNEMSVLFSRSKSIHASKKDKRHMADATASPLKHFVTAKKKINGIFEQLGAYVQESTTFLEETHKNVELDPVTTEEQVQEVKGYLSKVSGISEVLARRHMKVAFFGRTSNGKSTVINAMLWDKVLPSGIGHTTNCFLRVEGTDGHDAFLLTEGSEEKKSVKTVNQLAHALHQDELLTAGSLVSVMWPNSKCPLLKDDLVLMDSPGIDVTTELDSWIDKFCLDADVFVLVANSESTLMQTEKQFFHKVNARLSRPNIFILNNRWDASASEPEYMEEVRRQHMERCTSFLVDELGVVDRAQAGDRIFFVSAKEVLSARIQKAQGMPEGGGALAEGFQVRMFEFQNFERRFEECISQSAVKTKFEQHTVRAKQIAEEVRHIMDCVHVAAQEQRIYCLEMREDRQDRLGFIDKQLELLTHDYKLKIKQITEEVERQVSNAMAEEIRRLFVLVDDFQLDFHSSPVVIKVYKNELHRHIEEGLGLKMSERCSASITTSLHSMQQEMIDGLKPLLPASMRGQIDMLIPRQRFALNYDLNCDKLCADFQEDIEFHFSLGWTMLVNRFLGPKSGRRALMGYSDQVQRPLPLTPANPSLPPLPQGSLTQEELMVSMVTGLASLTSRTSMGILVVGGVVWKAVGWRLIALSLGLYGLLYVYERLTWTTKAKERAFKRQFVEYASEKLQLIVSYTGSNCSHQVQQELAGTFVQLCQQVDVTREDLEKEIASLNQKIEILDSLQGKAKLLRNKAGWLDSELNMFIHQYLQQSR, encoded by the exons ATGTTTTGGGCATGCAGGTCGTTCACGTGTAGAAGACACGGGTTGGCAGGGGATAGGTTGCTGGCCACGCCCCAGCCTTGGGCACTCAGCTTTGGGAGCTGGCTGCAG GAAAACAGCTGGATCCAGCCTTGTGTTGCAGCTGCCGTGGTCTTCCCGCCTCTCGGGAACGGATACGAGAACCATGTCTGGCTTGTGAAAATCCAACCCGCATCTTCAAA CGAGATGTCCGTCTTGTTCTCCCGCTCCAAGTCCATCCACGCCAGCAAGAAGGACAAGAGACACATGGCGGACGCGACCGCCTCCCCGCTGAAGCACTTTGTCACTGCCAAGAAGAAGATCAATGGCATCTTCGAGCAGCTGGGGGCCTACGTCCAGGAAAGCACCACGTTTCTGGAGG AAACACACAAGAATGTGGAGCTGGACCCCGTCACCACAGAAGAGCAGGTGCAGGAGGTGAAGGGTTACCTGTCCAAGGTCAGCGGGATCAGCGAAGTGCTGGCCCGGCGGCACATGAAGGTGGCCTTTTTTGGGAG GACAAGCAATGGAAAAAGCACTGTCATAAATGCAATGTTGTGGGATAAGGTCCTCCCCTCCGGCATTGGGCACACCACCAATTGCTTCCTCCGCGTGGAGGGGACAGACGGCCACGATGCCTTCCTGCTCACAGAGGGCTCCGAAGAGAAGAAAAGCGTCAAG ACGGTCAACCAACTGGCTCACGCCCTCCACCAAGACGAGCTCCTGACGGCCGGCAGCCTCGTGAGCGTCATGTGGCCCAATTCCAAGTGCCCACTTTTGAAGGATGACCTGGTTTTGATGGACAG CCCAGGAATTGATGTCACCACTGAACTAGACAGCTGGATTGATAAGTTTTGCTTGGATGCTGATGTTTTCGTGTTGGTGGCCAACTCGGAGTCCACGCTGATGCAAACA GAGAAGCAGTTCTTCCACAAAGTGAACGCTCGCCTGTCTCGGCCAAACATCTTCATCTTGAATAACCGATGGGATGCTTCTGCTTCTGAACCAGAGTATATGGAAGAG GTACGTCGGCAGCACATGGAGCGCTGCACCAGCTTTTTGGTGGACGAGCTCGGAGTGGTGGATCGTGCTCAGGCCGGCGACCGGATCTTCTTTGTTTCAGCAAAGGAAGTTCTGAGTGCCCGGATCCAGAAGGCTCAGGGGATGCCCGAAGGGG GGGGGGCCCTGGCTGAAGGCTTCCAAGTGCGGATGTTTgaattccagaactttgagagAAGATTTGAG GAGTGCATCTCACAGTCAGCCGTGAAGACGAAGTTTGAGCAGCACACGGTCCGTGCCAAGCAGATTGCTGAGGAGGTTCGACACATCATGGACTGCGTGCACGTGGCCGCCCAAGAGCAGAG GATTTACTGCCTAGAGATGCGCGAGGATCGTCAGGACCGCCTGGGCTTCATTGATAAGCAGCTGGAATTGCTCACTCACGACTACAAGCTGAAGATCAAACAGATCACAGAAGAAGTGGAGCGGCAG GTGTCAAACGCGATGGCCGAGGAGATCCGCCGGCTTTTTGTGTTGGTGGATGATTTCCAGCTGGATTTCCACTCCTCTCCAGTTGTCATCAAAGTTTACAAGAAC GAACTTCACCGGCACATTGAGGAGGGCCTGGGTCTGAAGATGTCCGAACGATGCTCTGCCTCCATCACGACGTCATTGCACTCCATGCAGCAAGAAATGATAG ATGGCTTAAAGCCCCTCCTCCCGGCATCCATGCGGGGCCAGATAGACATGCTCATCCCCCGGCAACGATTTGCTCTGAACTACGACCTCAACTGCGACAAGCTTTGTGCCGACTTCCAGGAAGACATCGAGTTCCATTTCTCTCTCGGTTGGACGATGCTCGTGAACCGGTTTCTGGGACCCAAGAGCGGCCGCCGGGCCTTGATGGGATACAGTGATCAG GTCCAGCGCCCTTTGCCTTTGACTCCCGCAAACCCCAGtctgcctcccctgccccaggGCTCCCTGACCCAGGAAGAACTGATGGTCTCCATGGTGACGGGGTTGGCATCACTGACTTCCCGGACTTCAATGGGCATCCTTGTGGTTGGTGGAGTG GTCTGGAAGGCGGTGGGCTGGAGGCTGATTGCTCTCTCCCTGGGCCTCTATGGCCTCCTGTACGTTTATGAGCGGCTCACCTGGACCACGAAAGCCAAGGAGAGAGCCTTCAAGCGGCAGTTCGTGGAGTACGCCAGTGAGAAGCTGCAGCTCATTGTCAGCTACACAGGCTCCAATTGCAGCCACCAGGTCCAGCA GGAGCTTGCTGGCACCTTCGTTCAGCTGTGCCAGCAAGTTGATGTGACCAGGGAAGATCTGGAGAAAGAAATCGCATCCCTGAATCAAAAAATTGAAATTTTGGATTCCCTGCAGGGCAAAGCCAAGCTGCTCAG GAATAAAGCCGGGTGGCTGGACAGTGAGCTGAACATGTTCATCCACCAGTATTTGCAGCAGAGCAGATAA